A region of Saimiri boliviensis isolate mSaiBol1 chromosome 8, mSaiBol1.pri, whole genome shotgun sequence DNA encodes the following proteins:
- the C8H3orf62 gene encoding uncharacterized protein C3orf62 homolog, giving the protein MHYIKTWSLLGEMSEKLRRCRKELTAAIDRAFEGVSNSQECTGQQRLELGPAPLSFSLPVHRLLCRRHPLAACSSAAPFAAVSCAPENENPAFAPNRVRVNAKPHALCPERKPLTSKENGLMHSSILAPESEFRKTAGEGTSWRKDSFRKDMERDLKADSNMPLNNSSQEVTEDVLDMIDHTSIRTIEELAGKIEFENELNHVYGHCQDSSFKEEAWALLVDKSPQKASDTDPGSLKQAFDDHNIIETVLDLEEDYNVMTSFKYQFE; this is encoded by the exons ATGCATTACATAAAGACATGGTCGCTTTTAGGAGAAATGTCTGAAAAACTAAGAAGATGCAGAAAGGAACTGACTGCAGCCATTGACCGGGCCTTTGAAGGAGTCAGTAATTCCCAGGAGTGCACAGGCCAGCAGAGGCTGGAGCTGGGCCCCGCTCCGCTTTCCTTCTCGCTGCCCGTGCACAGGCTTCTCTGCAGAAGACATCCTCTGGCAGCTTGCTCCTCTGCTGCTCCTTTTGCTGCTGTCTCCTGTGCTCCTGAGAATGAGAACCCTGCCTTTGCACCAAACCGTGTCCGGGTAAATGCAAAACCACACGCTCTGTGCCCTGAGAGAAAACCTCTGACCAGCAAGGAAAATGGATTGATGCATTCCTCCATTTTGGCACCTGAGAGTGAGTTTCGGAAAACCGCAGGAGAGGGGACAAGCTGGAGAAAAGACAGTTTCAG GAAAGATATGGAGAGAGATTTGAAGGCTGACTCAAACATGCCACTCAACAATTCTAGCCAAGAGGTCACAGAGGATGTGCTTGATATGATTG acCATACAAGCATCCGAACTATTGAAGAATTGGCtggaaaaatagaatttgaaaacgAATTGAACCACGTGTATGGTCATTGTCAAGATTCATCCTTCAAGGAGGAAGCGTGGGCCCTGCTCGTGGACAAGAGTCCTCAGAAGGCCTCAGATACTGACCCTGGCAGCCTCAAACAGGCTTTTGATGATCATAATATCATTGAGACTGTTCTGGACTTGGAAGAGGACTACAATGTGATGACCTCTTTTAAATATCAATTTGAGTAA